In Microbulbifer celer, a single window of DNA contains:
- a CDS encoding DUF1631 domain-containing protein — MKDSNNVVSLSGLQRESRGTSESAFNLPEVVVSLRDKARSLLTEQAKQVFAKVDDSLFAMAEKAHGQDEQDGLFQALRLLRVERRNVVERFGLALEDAFKLKERASDDTEDPYSADNLSLVHNDELEQLVAVDTMVANARRDFSEPLTEIALRLNTLLSVKVYDKNNPLGPDAICDAFIEAARPLDLHIRARLTLLKKFEQQVMLNLGPFYDQCNEFFIEKGVLPSLKQQRRAARQQRQAPPRPQSGISGSTPAGDAPMQPSGNVPQGSASGYGHGLVPLTAGMAPMPAQDLLSHLGELQSLAPQEYVDDGTQLLNVNSLLQQRLVEARQSASLAKVDSDIIKLVEMLFSFILEDRNLAEPIKTQLGRMQLPLLKVAIADKSFFSKGGHPARKLLNELADACTGWQAKDSYESDPLFKKVSEVVAQVLAEFDQDIHVFSTLLESFRGFIERERKRAQKLEKRIIDEADGRAKTQAARARVAAVMDALSAERDLPPVVSEWLEKVWSNMLFLTCIKEGTESEAWSRDVRTARDLVWSVHAPMPDSRQQLLGLLPALQERLRAGVEAVSLNSFDARRMFTGLKDVYRERFALAQQVIDERNREARDAVREETRRELEAEVEQSRTEQSESEQTIHEQPQLEGAEVEVEAQETTVELPQMEELEQAVAEVRITEDSSEALPETDSHWQQTFRLAQGSWFELKRGEDEQFRCRLAAVIKDIDQFIFVNRNGAKVAEFTRLELAHALRQAELMPLDDGMLFERALQSVIGTVRKSRGEMK; from the coding sequence ATGAAAGACTCCAATAATGTGGTATCCCTTTCCGGACTTCAGCGCGAATCCCGGGGAACTTCTGAATCTGCGTTCAACCTGCCGGAGGTCGTTGTTTCACTGCGGGACAAGGCCCGATCCCTGCTGACGGAGCAGGCTAAACAGGTGTTCGCCAAGGTGGATGATTCCCTGTTCGCGATGGCGGAAAAGGCACACGGCCAGGACGAGCAGGATGGCCTGTTTCAGGCCCTGCGCCTGCTGCGGGTCGAGCGCCGCAATGTGGTGGAGCGATTTGGTCTGGCCCTTGAGGATGCCTTCAAGCTGAAAGAACGCGCCTCCGATGACACCGAAGATCCGTACTCTGCGGATAACCTGTCTCTGGTCCACAATGACGAACTGGAACAGTTGGTGGCGGTGGATACCATGGTCGCTAATGCGCGCCGGGATTTTTCCGAGCCTCTCACCGAAATTGCGCTGCGTCTGAACACACTCCTCTCCGTCAAGGTCTACGACAAGAACAACCCCCTGGGCCCCGATGCGATCTGTGATGCGTTTATAGAAGCAGCGCGCCCCCTGGATCTGCATATCCGCGCACGCCTGACTCTGCTGAAAAAGTTTGAGCAGCAGGTCATGCTGAATCTCGGGCCATTCTACGACCAGTGCAATGAATTCTTTATCGAGAAGGGGGTACTGCCCTCTCTCAAACAGCAGCGTCGCGCAGCGCGCCAGCAGCGCCAGGCGCCGCCGCGGCCCCAGTCCGGTATCTCCGGAAGTACGCCGGCTGGCGATGCCCCGATGCAGCCGAGTGGAAACGTCCCTCAGGGCAGCGCAAGCGGTTATGGGCACGGCCTGGTCCCGCTGACGGCGGGAATGGCGCCGATGCCGGCGCAGGATCTGCTTTCACACCTCGGGGAGCTGCAATCGCTGGCACCGCAGGAATACGTTGATGACGGTACGCAACTGCTGAACGTCAATTCGCTGTTGCAACAGCGGCTGGTGGAGGCCCGTCAGTCCGCCTCTCTGGCTAAAGTAGATAGCGATATCATCAAGCTGGTGGAGATGTTGTTCTCGTTCATTCTCGAGGACCGCAATCTGGCAGAGCCGATCAAAACGCAGCTGGGCCGTATGCAGTTGCCGTTGTTAAAAGTGGCCATTGCCGACAAGTCTTTCTTCAGCAAAGGAGGGCACCCGGCCCGTAAGCTGCTGAATGAGCTGGCCGATGCCTGTACCGGCTGGCAGGCAAAAGACAGCTACGAGTCCGATCCGCTGTTTAAAAAGGTCAGTGAAGTAGTGGCGCAGGTTCTGGCCGAGTTTGATCAGGATATTCATGTCTTCTCGACCCTGCTGGAATCTTTTCGAGGGTTTATCGAGCGCGAGCGCAAGCGTGCCCAGAAGCTTGAGAAGCGTATCATCGACGAGGCGGATGGACGGGCAAAAACCCAGGCCGCACGCGCGCGGGTTGCCGCGGTTATGGATGCGCTGTCCGCAGAGCGGGATCTACCGCCGGTGGTGTCGGAGTGGCTGGAAAAAGTCTGGAGCAACATGCTGTTCCTGACCTGTATCAAAGAAGGTACCGAGAGTGAGGCCTGGAGCCGGGATGTCCGTACGGCGCGGGATCTCGTCTGGAGTGTCCACGCGCCAATGCCCGATAGCCGCCAGCAGTTACTGGGGCTGCTGCCAGCCCTGCAGGAGCGTCTGCGCGCCGGTGTTGAAGCGGTTTCCCTGAACAGTTTTGATGCGCGCCGTATGTTTACCGGCTTGAAAGACGTTTACCGTGAACGGTTTGCGCTGGCGCAGCAGGTTATCGATGAGCGCAATCGCGAAGCGCGGGATGCCGTTCGCGAAGAAACCCGCCGTGAACTGGAAGCCGAGGTCGAGCAATCCAGAACCGAGCAATCCGAAAGTGAACAAACCATTCACGAGCAGCCCCAACTCGAAGGGGCTGAAGTAGAGGTTGAGGCGCAGGAAACGACAGTTGAGTTGCCTCAGATGGAAGAGTTGGAACAGGCGGTGGCAGAGGTCCGGATTACCGAGGATTCCTCAGAGGCACTGCCAGAAACCGACTCCCACTGGCAGCAGACGTTCCGACTGGCTCAGGGAAGCTGGTTCGAGTTGAAGCGCGGTGAGGATGAGCAGTTCCGCTGCCGCCTCGCGGCGGTGATCAAGGATATTGACCAGTTTATTTTCGTCAATCGCAACGGGGCGAAAGTGGCGGAATTTACCCGCCTGGAGCTGGCCCACGCGCTGCGTCAGGCAGAGTTGATGCCGTTAGACGACGGCATGCTGTTCGAGCGCGCGCTGCAATCAGTGATTGGTACCGTGCGTAAATCTCGTGGTGAGATGAAGTAA
- a CDS encoding sulfite exporter TauE/SafE family protein yields MEHWSYLAAALVIGFLGSSHCIGMCGGISGALGLAVPGQKPAWGKLLGYSAGRVASYALMGLLVGLLGAYLSRDLATTLAPLRIVAGLMLIAMALYLANWWRGLVWLEKGGSYLWRYLQPLSRSLLPVRSTSQALALGALWGWLPCGLVYSALTFALAQGNGPEAALAMAAFGLGTVPAVVASGAAAVQLRTLVQKPGVRLSMALLILLFGLWTLWGALHHGGHAHGDAHSPMPEGSSALEGSHSGAHGRHMHSAPLTEPGDSRYTHEHVPAETQQEAPEQEAHSGHHRH; encoded by the coding sequence ATGGAGCACTGGAGCTACCTGGCTGCGGCACTGGTGATCGGTTTTTTGGGCAGCAGTCACTGTATTGGCATGTGCGGCGGTATTTCCGGCGCATTGGGACTGGCGGTACCGGGCCAGAAGCCTGCGTGGGGCAAACTGTTGGGTTATTCCGCCGGGCGGGTTGCGAGCTACGCCCTGATGGGACTGCTGGTGGGATTGCTGGGCGCGTATCTCTCCCGGGATCTGGCCACCACCCTGGCGCCGTTGCGGATTGTGGCCGGTTTGATGCTGATCGCCATGGCCCTGTACCTGGCCAACTGGTGGCGCGGGCTGGTGTGGCTGGAAAAGGGCGGCAGCTACCTGTGGCGCTACCTGCAGCCGCTTTCGCGCTCCCTGTTACCGGTGCGCTCCACCTCTCAGGCGCTGGCGCTCGGCGCATTGTGGGGATGGTTGCCCTGCGGGCTGGTGTATAGCGCGCTGACCTTTGCGCTTGCCCAGGGCAATGGCCCGGAAGCGGCGCTGGCGATGGCAGCCTTCGGCCTCGGCACTGTGCCGGCGGTGGTCGCCAGCGGGGCGGCGGCGGTACAGTTACGCACGCTGGTGCAGAAGCCTGGTGTGCGCCTGTCAATGGCCTTGTTGATACTGCTGTTCGGGCTCTGGACACTCTGGGGTGCGCTGCATCACGGTGGACATGCCCACGGCGACGCACATTCCCCGATGCCTGAAGGAAGTAGTGCATTGGAGGGGAGTCATTCCGGTGCTCACGGGCGTCATATGCATAGTGCACCGCTAACCGAACCTGGCGATAGCAGGTACACCCATGAACATGTGCCCGCGGAGACGCAGCAGGAAGCGCCAGAGCAAGAAGCGCATAGCGGCCATCATCGCCACTGA
- the ampD gene encoding 1,6-anhydro-N-acetylmuramyl-L-alanine amidase AmpD: MKYQIESGWLSGVRRVPSPHCNSRPDGADVDLLVVHSISLPPGQYGGSYIDEFFLGHLDIDAHPYFSEIGTLQVSAHLLIDRNGRVTQYVPFHGRAWHAGQSEFCGRENCNDFSIGIELEGLETDTYTEAQYQSLAEVAAAIMQAYPAIDQSRITGHSDIAPGRKLDPGPGFDWQHFFSKLDQQTGEVSPR; this comes from the coding sequence GTGAAATACCAGATCGAATCCGGCTGGTTATCCGGTGTACGCCGAGTACCCAGCCCGCATTGCAACAGTCGTCCAGACGGTGCGGATGTGGATTTGCTGGTAGTGCACAGTATCAGCCTGCCACCGGGCCAATACGGCGGCTCCTACATCGACGAGTTCTTTCTCGGCCATCTCGATATCGACGCGCACCCCTACTTTTCTGAGATCGGCACTCTTCAGGTGTCCGCTCACCTCCTCATTGACCGCAACGGCCGGGTTACCCAGTACGTACCTTTTCACGGCCGCGCCTGGCACGCGGGGCAGTCCGAGTTCTGCGGGCGGGAAAACTGCAACGATTTCTCGATCGGTATCGAACTGGAGGGGCTGGAAACCGATACCTATACCGAGGCGCAGTATCAATCTCTGGCGGAAGTTGCCGCCGCCATCATGCAGGCGTATCCGGCGATAGATCAATCCCGTATCACCGGTCACTCCGATATCGCCCCCGGCCGCAAGCTGGACCCGGGGCCCGGGTTTGACTGGCAGCACTTTTTTTCCAAACTGGACCAGCAGACGGGCGAGGTATCGCCGCGCTGA
- a CDS encoding heavy metal translocating P-type ATPase: MSELSGAIPTGTTRGAEPPSEDCYHCGLPVAPGSRYSVRIQGADRPMCCPGCEAVAGAIVAGGLDNFYRFRERSNERPDEGAIDDRWSAYDLPEVQSAFVRNVEPSRHRIASLLVGGITCAACVWLIEKHLGQIPGVEKISVNASTQRAQILFAADSVRVSQLFAGLAEIGYRPAPATAANSEQLIQQERRASMRRLGVAGLGTMQVMMFAIALYFGASDGIEHQFEQFFRWVSLIVATPVVCYAAQPFFAAGWRGLRTRHLTMDVPVSLAIGLAYSASVYATVFGTGEVYFESVSMFTFFLLLGRSVEMRARHRAGLASGGLAQLLPLAAMRLDPDTPLGSGQAENGTADRVQSVPVAALKPGDHVLLRPGDTVPADGEVIDGESGVDESLLSGESALQQKRVGSHVFAGSVNSDSSLVIKVIAAGEGTRLSAIERLVESAQLEKPDQVALADRIAGRFVAAVLVIACAAFAFWWQRDPSEAFWIALSVLVVTCPCALSLATPAALAAATLRMQQLGLLVAKGHVLEALPRLTRVIFDKTGTLTEGEPRLVHVHLLRDGWDATRARDVSAALEARNNHPLARAFRPWSGNLNAVKLRSVTGKGVEGWIDARCYRLGRVEFALELAGAQSPERETRQSDAVQMPSENAQWLMLADVDGPVAWLGLGDAVRDSAASAVTSLQREGLSAELLSGDASSEVARLATEVGLTQYIAGATPEHKLARLQAAQSSGERILMVGDGINDVPVLSGADVSVAMMSAADLAQSRADAILLQGDLRALPRAFALAQKCRTIIRQNLVWAILYNLLALPLAFMGLVPPWAAALGMSLSSLIVVANALRLSRWQDKPAASITRAGEQAQRASA, encoded by the coding sequence ATGAGTGAGCTATCGGGGGCAATCCCCACGGGCACTACCCGGGGCGCCGAGCCCCCCTCCGAAGACTGCTATCACTGCGGACTGCCAGTTGCACCGGGCAGCCGCTATTCCGTTCGTATCCAGGGTGCCGATCGCCCCATGTGCTGTCCCGGCTGTGAGGCAGTGGCAGGGGCTATCGTGGCTGGTGGCCTGGATAACTTCTATCGCTTCCGCGAACGCAGTAATGAGCGTCCCGATGAAGGCGCCATCGACGATCGCTGGTCAGCCTACGACCTGCCCGAGGTGCAAAGTGCGTTTGTGCGCAATGTAGAGCCATCGCGACACCGTATTGCGAGCCTGCTGGTAGGCGGGATTACCTGTGCTGCATGTGTGTGGCTGATCGAAAAGCACCTGGGCCAAATTCCCGGGGTAGAAAAGATCTCCGTTAACGCCAGTACCCAGCGCGCCCAGATTCTGTTCGCGGCGGATTCTGTCAGAGTGAGCCAGCTGTTCGCGGGCCTGGCGGAGATCGGCTATCGACCCGCACCCGCAACCGCCGCCAACAGTGAACAATTGATCCAGCAGGAGCGGCGTGCCTCCATGCGCCGTCTGGGGGTGGCCGGTCTCGGCACCATGCAGGTGATGATGTTTGCCATCGCCCTCTACTTTGGTGCCAGCGATGGTATTGAGCACCAGTTCGAACAGTTCTTCCGCTGGGTATCCCTGATCGTAGCCACCCCGGTAGTCTGCTACGCCGCACAACCATTCTTTGCCGCCGGCTGGCGCGGCCTGCGCACCCGTCACCTGACCATGGATGTGCCGGTTTCCCTGGCCATTGGCCTGGCCTACAGCGCCAGCGTCTACGCCACGGTATTCGGTACCGGTGAGGTCTATTTCGAGTCCGTTTCCATGTTCACTTTCTTTCTGCTGCTGGGGCGCTCGGTGGAAATGCGTGCGCGCCACCGGGCGGGGCTGGCCAGTGGCGGTCTGGCGCAACTACTGCCTCTGGCGGCAATGCGGCTGGATCCAGACACGCCACTGGGTTCGGGGCAGGCAGAAAATGGCACCGCTGATCGGGTGCAATCGGTGCCCGTGGCCGCACTCAAACCCGGCGATCATGTACTGCTGCGCCCTGGCGATACCGTACCTGCAGATGGTGAGGTGATCGATGGCGAAAGCGGGGTGGATGAATCCCTGTTGAGCGGTGAATCCGCCCTGCAGCAGAAGCGGGTGGGCAGCCACGTATTTGCCGGCAGTGTGAACAGCGATTCCTCGCTGGTGATCAAAGTGATTGCCGCCGGGGAGGGCACCCGCCTGTCGGCGATCGAGCGACTGGTGGAATCCGCGCAACTGGAAAAGCCCGATCAGGTTGCCCTGGCAGACCGGATCGCCGGGCGCTTTGTCGCCGCGGTACTGGTGATTGCCTGTGCGGCGTTCGCCTTCTGGTGGCAGCGGGACCCGTCTGAAGCATTCTGGATCGCGCTTTCGGTGCTGGTGGTAACCTGCCCCTGTGCGCTCTCCCTGGCCACGCCCGCAGCGCTGGCGGCGGCCACACTGCGCATGCAGCAGCTGGGGCTGCTGGTGGCGAAAGGCCATGTGCTGGAAGCGCTGCCCCGATTAACTCGGGTGATATTTGATAAAACCGGCACCCTGACCGAGGGTGAACCGCGGCTGGTGCATGTGCACCTGTTGCGCGATGGATGGGACGCTACCAGGGCAAGAGATGTTTCCGCCGCGCTTGAAGCCCGCAACAACCACCCGCTGGCGCGCGCCTTCCGCCCCTGGAGCGGTAACCTGAACGCAGTGAAATTGCGCTCGGTGACCGGGAAGGGGGTAGAGGGATGGATTGATGCTCGCTGTTACCGCCTGGGGCGCGTCGAGTTTGCGCTTGAGCTCGCCGGAGCGCAGTCCCCCGAAAGAGAAACGCGACAATCTGACGCGGTGCAAATGCCCTCGGAAAATGCACAATGGCTAATGCTTGCGGATGTGGACGGTCCGGTGGCCTGGTTGGGGCTGGGTGATGCGGTGCGGGACTCTGCCGCGTCAGCCGTCACCAGCCTGCAGCGCGAAGGCCTGTCGGCAGAGCTGTTGAGTGGCGATGCGTCCTCGGAAGTGGCACGTCTGGCCACTGAAGTCGGGTTGACACAATATATCGCCGGGGCCACGCCGGAACACAAGCTCGCCCGCTTGCAGGCGGCGCAGTCATCCGGAGAGCGGATTCTGATGGTGGGCGATGGCATCAACGATGTGCCGGTGCTGTCCGGTGCCGACGTGTCGGTAGCGATGATGAGTGCGGCGGATCTGGCCCAATCCCGCGCGGATGCGATTCTGCTGCAGGGCGACCTGCGGGCACTGCCGCGGGCCTTTGCGCTCGCGCAAAAGTGTCGCACAATTATTCGCCAGAATCTGGTCTGGGCCATCCTCTACAACCTGTTGGCGCTGCCGCTGGCCTTTATGGGGCTGGTGCCGCCGTGGGCCGCAGCCTTGGGCATGTCACTCAGCTCGCTGATTGTGGTGGCCAACGCGCTGCGCCTGTCCCGTTGGCAGGACAAGCCAGCAGCGAGCATCACCCGCGCCGGGGAACAAGCGCAGCGGGCATCCGCGTAA
- a CDS encoding isoprenylcysteine carboxylmethyltransferase family protein produces MRKINKKQGSKAGSARRNPATAPAVSCPQAPTSIWINCFALLCSLAAVWWLREFGQSLEVRTQALIVVSVALALPIIILEWLFLKPYRNPSAGLDFRRRAHSVRRTGVKLLGFYLVVGSVAFFYWLLPEYHGSFYNNYFSVVRDVLPWWLLLAVPYFYLLDGAMHKPKDSYWQLGSLLLGSPQRGSGRAIGQLYLGWLVKLFFLPLMFVYLGNNLNTLLGFDLARLAGSFKAVFDFTFNFLFYIDLLFVTVGYVCTLRLFDSHIRSVEPSFLGWGVALIGYQPFWSLFSGTYLKYDQGQSWGYWFWNTPWMYGVWGSIILLLIAIYVWASIPFGIRFSNLTHRGILTNGPYRFTKHPAYISKNLSWWMISMPFMVTSSGGDALRQSLLLLVVNFIYFMRARTEERHLSWDPDYVAYANYIGERGLFAFVGRWLPVLRFRPGRLFNTGDAGEGADKPSTAASPDPAAAPQRPATL; encoded by the coding sequence ATGAGAAAAATAAATAAAAAACAGGGCAGCAAAGCTGGCTCCGCTCGTCGGAACCCGGCTACCGCGCCTGCCGTTTCGTGCCCTCAGGCACCCACCAGTATCTGGATCAACTGCTTTGCACTGTTGTGTTCCCTGGCTGCGGTATGGTGGCTACGGGAATTCGGTCAGTCTCTGGAAGTGCGCACCCAGGCTTTGATTGTGGTATCCGTTGCCCTGGCACTACCGATCATCATACTGGAGTGGCTGTTCCTCAAGCCCTACCGCAATCCCAGTGCCGGCCTGGATTTCCGTCGCCGCGCCCACAGTGTGCGCCGCACCGGAGTCAAGTTGCTCGGGTTTTACCTGGTGGTGGGGTCGGTCGCGTTTTTCTATTGGTTGCTGCCGGAGTACCACGGCAGTTTCTACAACAACTATTTTTCTGTGGTGCGTGATGTGCTGCCCTGGTGGTTATTGCTGGCGGTACCGTATTTTTATCTGCTCGACGGCGCCATGCACAAACCCAAAGACAGTTACTGGCAGCTGGGCAGCCTGTTGCTGGGGAGCCCGCAAAGGGGCTCCGGGCGGGCCATTGGGCAGCTGTATCTGGGGTGGCTGGTCAAACTGTTCTTCCTGCCGCTGATGTTCGTCTATCTGGGTAACAACCTGAATACGCTGCTGGGCTTTGACCTGGCGCGGCTGGCCGGCAGCTTCAAGGCCGTGTTCGATTTTACCTTCAATTTCCTGTTCTATATTGACCTGCTGTTTGTCACTGTGGGGTACGTCTGCACCCTGCGGCTGTTTGATTCTCATATTCGCAGTGTCGAGCCGAGTTTCCTCGGTTGGGGCGTGGCACTGATTGGCTATCAACCATTCTGGAGCCTGTTTTCCGGTACTTATCTCAAATATGACCAGGGGCAGTCCTGGGGCTATTGGTTCTGGAATACGCCGTGGATGTACGGCGTCTGGGGTTCCATCATCCTGCTGCTGATTGCTATCTATGTATGGGCGAGTATTCCGTTCGGCATCCGTTTTTCCAACCTGACCCACCGCGGCATTCTCACCAATGGCCCCTACCGGTTCACCAAGCACCCTGCGTACATTTCCAAAAACCTGTCCTGGTGGATGATCTCAATGCCATTCATGGTGACGTCCAGTGGCGGCGACGCACTCAGGCAGTCCCTGCTGTTGTTGGTGGTGAATTTTATTTACTTCATGCGCGCGCGCACCGAGGAGCGGCATCTGTCCTGGGATCCGGACTATGTGGCCTACGCCAACTACATCGGCGAGCGGGGCCTGTTTGCCTTTGTGGGGCGCTGGTTGCCGGTGCTGCGCTTCCGGCCCGGACGCCTGTTCAATACCGGTGATGCCGGGGAGGGGGCCGACAAGCCGTCGACCGCTGCGAGTCCCGACCCAGCTGCGGCACCGCAGCGTCCCGCGACGCTTTGA
- a CDS encoding glycosyltransferase family 2 protein: METVTRCAHSVVQAPSLAVVVPCYNEEAVLLETYAELMSTLEQLQASGRVLASSKVYFVDDGSQDATWQMLEQLAATDSRVVAVALSRNRGHQNALCAGLAQTVEDAVVSIDADLQDGPENIAPMIDAYLEGNEVVFGVRKQRDSDTFFKRLTAEGYYRVMQRLGVDLVFNHADFRLMSRRAVDTLLQYPETNLFLRGMVRELGFRSSVVEYARRPRQAGESKYPLRRMLSLAWKGVTAFSIAPLRAITLMGVLAGCLSLALIVWVLCVKVFSGDAVPGWASIMVPVLFIGSVQLLCLGVIGEYLGKIYEEVKRRPRYHLREVIGRFPREGTEAPPGETEPLVVQSGQVAVPTVES, translated from the coding sequence ATGGAAACAGTAACCCGTTGTGCGCACTCCGTTGTCCAAGCGCCGTCTCTGGCGGTGGTTGTCCCCTGTTATAACGAAGAAGCGGTATTGCTGGAAACCTATGCCGAACTGATGTCGACGCTGGAGCAATTGCAGGCGTCTGGCAGGGTCCTCGCCAGTTCAAAGGTCTACTTTGTCGATGACGGCAGCCAGGACGCCACGTGGCAGATGCTCGAGCAGTTGGCGGCGACGGATTCCCGGGTCGTGGCGGTCGCACTGTCACGCAATCGCGGGCATCAGAATGCGCTCTGCGCGGGGTTGGCGCAGACGGTTGAGGATGCGGTGGTCAGTATCGATGCGGACTTGCAGGACGGTCCGGAGAATATCGCGCCCATGATCGACGCCTACCTGGAAGGCAACGAGGTGGTGTTCGGGGTGCGCAAGCAGCGGGATAGTGACACTTTTTTCAAGCGCCTGACCGCTGAAGGCTATTACCGGGTGATGCAGAGGCTGGGGGTGGATCTGGTTTTCAATCACGCAGACTTCCGCCTGATGTCCCGGCGCGCAGTGGATACGCTGTTGCAGTACCCGGAGACCAACCTGTTTTTGCGCGGCATGGTGCGCGAACTGGGGTTCCGTTCGTCGGTAGTGGAATACGCCCGTCGCCCGCGCCAGGCGGGGGAGAGTAAATACCCACTGCGGCGTATGCTGTCTCTGGCATGGAAGGGCGTGACCGCATTTTCCATTGCGCCATTACGGGCCATCACTCTGATGGGGGTGTTGGCGGGGTGTCTGTCACTGGCACTGATTGTGTGGGTGTTGTGTGTAAAAGTCTTCTCGGGCGATGCCGTGCCCGGTTGGGCATCCATCATGGTGCCGGTGCTGTTTATCGGCAGTGTACAGCTGCTGTGCCTGGGGGTGATTGGCGAGTATCTGGGCAAGATTTATGAAGAGGTGAAGCGGCGGCCCCGCTACCACTTGCGGGAAGTGATAGGGCGTTTTCCTCGGGAAGGTACAGAGGCTCCGCCTGGAGAAACGGAGCCGTTGGTGGTTCAATCCGGCCAGGTTGCCGTGCCGACCGTAGAAAGCTGA
- the nadC gene encoding carboxylating nicotinate-nucleotide diphosphorylase — MTPESVNIPHLLNDIQVNVRHALAEDVGDGDITAQLIPADRSARARVITREDCVFCGRAWVEEIFQQLDPTVRIHWRVEDGDTVSADSVLFELEGPARSILTGERCALNFVQTLSGTATTAAEYAALAKVEGKADTVKILDTRKTIPGLRSAQKYAVLCGGCHNHRIGLYDAFLIKENHIAAAGGIGNAIAQARQIKPGALVEVEVENLQELGQALDGGAEVIMLDEFSDEETRKALEMAQGRAKIEISGSVDASRLKQLSALSVDYISSGSLTKHLKAIDLSLRLVE, encoded by the coding sequence ATGACTCCCGAATCTGTCAACATTCCTCACCTGCTCAACGATATTCAAGTGAACGTGCGCCATGCGCTGGCCGAGGATGTCGGTGACGGTGATATTACCGCCCAGCTGATTCCCGCTGATCGCAGTGCTCGCGCACGGGTAATCACACGAGAAGACTGTGTTTTCTGCGGACGGGCCTGGGTTGAGGAAATTTTTCAACAGCTGGACCCAACGGTGCGGATCCACTGGCGAGTGGAAGACGGTGATACAGTCTCAGCTGACAGTGTCCTGTTTGAACTGGAAGGACCTGCCCGCAGCATTCTGACCGGTGAGCGCTGTGCACTGAACTTTGTACAGACACTTTCTGGTACTGCGACAACCGCTGCGGAGTATGCGGCACTGGCAAAGGTGGAAGGCAAGGCGGATACAGTAAAGATTCTCGATACCCGCAAAACCATCCCGGGGCTTCGCTCTGCACAGAAATACGCCGTCCTGTGCGGTGGCTGCCACAATCACCGCATCGGCCTCTACGACGCCTTTTTGATCAAGGAAAATCACATTGCCGCTGCCGGCGGCATCGGTAACGCTATCGCCCAGGCGCGGCAGATCAAGCCGGGGGCGCTGGTGGAAGTGGAAGTGGAAAACCTGCAGGAGCTGGGCCAGGCCCTGGATGGCGGCGCCGAGGTGATCATGCTGGATGAGTTCAGTGATGAAGAGACCCGGAAGGCGCTGGAGATGGCCCAGGGGCGGGCCAAAATCGAAATTTCCGGGAGTGTCGATGCCAGCAGGCTAAAGCAATTGTCGGCGCTATCCGTGGATTACATTTCCTCCGGCAGCCTGACCAAACACCTGAAAGCCATCGATCTGTCCCTGCGTCTGGTGGAGTAA
- a CDS encoding GtrA family protein, producing the protein MSIGLWRLRVSAEGSKLVSLARRAARFLLVGGAATAVQYVLLAAAIEWQLLNEIPASIAAFCVASGVNYSLNYYLTFSAASVGIRHQQALPRFLLVAGAGLALNTLCFSLLLPVLHYLLAQVCATAVTLMFNFLLHQFWIYRAEPWKQ; encoded by the coding sequence ATGTCGATCGGCCTGTGGAGGTTGAGGGTGTCAGCTGAGGGCAGCAAACTGGTCTCACTCGCCCGTCGTGCCGCGCGCTTTCTTCTCGTGGGGGGAGCTGCTACCGCGGTGCAGTACGTGTTATTGGCGGCGGCGATTGAGTGGCAGCTTCTTAACGAGATACCGGCTTCGATTGCAGCCTTTTGCGTAGCATCGGGGGTTAATTACAGCCTCAATTATTACCTGACATTTTCCGCGGCCAGCGTCGGGATTCGCCATCAACAGGCCTTGCCCCGTTTCCTGCTGGTGGCCGGCGCCGGGCTCGCGCTCAATACCCTGTGTTTTTCGCTGCTATTACCGGTTTTGCATTACCTGCTGGCACAGGTCTGTGCCACCGCGGTGACGCTGATGTTCAATTTTTTACTGCATCAATTCTGGATCTATAGGGCCGAGCCATGGAAACAGTAA
- the ccoS gene encoding cbb3-type cytochrome oxidase assembly protein CcoS — protein sequence MDSLFLLVPIVIFFIVCAVKLFFWAVNSGQYDDLETEGRRILFDDDEPAERPREEQKSSATRAEQGEPGDKP from the coding sequence GTGGACAGTCTTTTCCTGCTGGTTCCCATCGTAATCTTTTTCATCGTGTGCGCGGTAAAGCTGTTCTTCTGGGCGGTAAACAGCGGTCAGTACGACGATCTTGAGACCGAGGGCCGGCGTATCCTGTTTGACGATGATGAACCTGCCGAACGACCCCGCGAGGAACAGAAGTCCAGCGCTACCCGTGCAGAGCAGGGCGAGCCGGGAGATAAACCGTAA